A window from Bacteroidia bacterium encodes these proteins:
- a CDS encoding VTT domain-containing protein gives MLEAWEFLKELINPETIIHKGGLVLLLFVIFAETGLFVGFFLPGDSLVFVSGLLCASQPELLGVSIYVLLPCMMAAAIIGNIAGYWFGYRVGPPLFKRDDSLIFKKKYLEVTRSFYQRHGAKALILGRFLPIIRTFAPILAGVIRVNFARFTFYNISGAVAWIGSIGITGYLLGDVPAVRENLEYILIFLIIITIIPVIRTYRKERAGQKNTPPSS, from the coding sequence ATGCTTGAAGCGTGGGAGTTTCTCAAAGAACTGATCAACCCTGAAACCATTATTCACAAGGGAGGGCTGGTGCTCCTGTTGTTCGTTATTTTCGCAGAAACCGGACTGTTCGTAGGATTTTTTCTTCCGGGCGACTCCCTCGTATTCGTCTCCGGCCTGTTATGCGCTTCACAGCCGGAACTGCTTGGTGTTTCCATTTATGTGCTCCTGCCCTGTATGATGGCAGCGGCTATCATCGGTAATATTGCCGGCTACTGGTTCGGTTACCGGGTAGGACCACCATTATTCAAACGCGATGACTCGCTGATTTTTAAAAAGAAATACCTCGAAGTTACCCGCAGCTTTTACCAGCGACACGGGGCAAAGGCGCTGATACTCGGCCGGTTTCTTCCCATCATTCGAACCTTTGCACCCATTCTTGCGGGAGTGATCCGGGTGAATTTCGCCCGCTTCACGTTTTATAATATCAGTGGTGCCGTAGCCTGGATCGGCAGCATCGGTATTACCGGATACCTGCTGGGAGATGTGCCGGCCGTTAGAGAAAACCTGGAATACATCCTCATCTTTCTCATCATCATCACCATCATTCCGGTGATCCGAACCTACCGGAAGGAAAGAGCCGGTCAGAAAAATACTCCCCCATCCAGTTAA
- a CDS encoding glycosyltransferase family 39 protein, producing the protein MEIQYISFVAGVAGLSFLLVSVCCFLFGWQKTSLYLLLSSLMLLLTAAINLDPFLNVWDERFHALVAKNLLSHPLKPTLYDNPIVPMAYDRWDRYYIWLHKEPLFLWQIALSFKIFGINEFAVRIPSAVLAFFTGMAIFRSGVIIGNFRVGYIGLFLFVTTGFIYRLVSGRLTLEHNDIAFMGYVSLSYWSFLEYTNRRSSKWIILIGLFAGLGVLCKWLVGLSVYLMWFIYILKTDGAKIRNAVPKLKAFGISTILISTWLLYAFIHYPAELARSMKHHSDHLFIAVDGHTGTWTYHFERIYELFNLSWGLVVLSIVCAFYFMKNNNVFWPLLAVIISVYLLFTVAETKMPAFTIILILPIYLLLSVTLDKLISLWDGGRQKVVATIVGFGMLTLVFSRLDISAVLKDYAINSEGNYYSWSLMHNRKIFKDLRLTNNTVLFNVKGRHYIEAMFYTDKPAYNFIPSEEQVQKVIAEGHSIAIFVNPGDTLPEYIMKANPVMLENNLFLCE; encoded by the coding sequence TTGGAGATTCAATATATTTCTTTTGTCGCGGGCGTGGCAGGGCTTTCTTTCCTGTTAGTAAGCGTTTGTTGTTTTCTGTTTGGATGGCAAAAGACAAGCCTTTATTTATTACTCTCATCGTTGATGCTACTTTTGACTGCTGCAATAAATTTAGATCCATTTCTAAATGTTTGGGATGAGAGGTTCCATGCTTTGGTGGCAAAAAACCTACTTAGTCACCCCCTGAAACCTACTTTGTATGATAATCCTATCGTGCCAATGGCTTATGACCGGTGGGACCGGTATTATATCTGGTTGCATAAAGAGCCATTGTTTTTGTGGCAAATCGCGTTGAGCTTTAAGATCTTTGGAATTAATGAGTTTGCGGTTCGGATTCCCAGTGCAGTGCTGGCCTTTTTTACGGGTATGGCAATCTTTAGAAGTGGAGTTATTATCGGAAATTTTAGAGTCGGGTACATAGGCTTGTTTCTCTTCGTAACCACGGGATTTATCTATCGCCTCGTTTCCGGAAGATTGACGCTGGAGCATAATGACATTGCATTCATGGGATATGTTTCTTTAAGCTATTGGTCGTTTTTGGAATATACCAATAGGAGGTCTTCAAAATGGATAATTCTTATTGGGCTATTCGCAGGTCTGGGGGTGTTGTGTAAGTGGTTGGTTGGTTTATCTGTCTATTTAATGTGGTTTATTTACATCCTAAAAACAGACGGCGCTAAGATAAGGAACGCAGTGCCGAAATTAAAAGCATTTGGAATTTCTACGATTTTGATTTCTACGTGGCTTTTATACGCTTTCATTCATTACCCTGCCGAGTTGGCACGTTCTATGAAACACCATTCCGATCATCTATTCATAGCAGTGGATGGACACACCGGAACCTGGACATACCATTTTGAGCGCATCTATGAGCTGTTCAATTTAAGCTGGGGGCTGGTTGTTCTGTCTATAGTATGCGCATTTTATTTCATGAAGAATAATAATGTGTTTTGGCCCCTGTTGGCGGTAATAATTTCAGTTTACTTGCTGTTTACGGTGGCCGAAACTAAGATGCCCGCATTTACTATCATATTGATTCTGCCCATCTATCTGCTTCTTTCCGTGACATTAGATAAATTGATTTCATTGTGGGACGGGGGGAGACAGAAGGTAGTCGCCACTATTGTGGGCTTCGGAATGTTAACCCTTGTGTTTAGTAGATTGGATATTTCAGCGGTACTTAAAGACTATGCGATTAACTCGGAAGGAAATTATTATTCTTGGAGTTTAATGCACAACCGAAAGATCTTTAAAGACCTAAGGTTGACGAACAATACAGTGTTGTTTAACGTAAAGGGCAGGCACTACATCGAGGCTATGTTCTATACGGACAAGCCGGCCTATAATTTTATTCCTTCTGAAGAACAGGTACAGAAGGTAATCGCCGAGGGACACTCTATTGCAATATTTGTTAATCCGGGAGACACCTTACCGGAATATATTATGAAGGCGAATCCGGTAATGCTTGAGAATAATTTGTTTTTATGTGAGTAG
- a CDS encoding NADH-quinone oxidoreductase subunit M — MLLLALLILPLLCGLLLLVSPPAQAKRLAFVSSLLVFCLSAAAFYVFQSQDPNGLLGCNLPWIRSIGANIALNTDGISILLVLLTTSLVPFIILTSFRHDYKNTNVFYALILFMEMALLGVFTATDGFLFYIFWELALIPIWFICLLWGGKDRARITFKFFVYTLAGSLFMLIGLIYLYRHTQGSFAIRDLYAAGHALSSGAQTFVFWCFFLAFAIKIPIFPFHTWQPDTYTSAPTPGTMLLSGIMLKMGTYGLLRWLLPVVPGAVQEWSGLVMTLSVIGIVYASCIAIVQTDLKRLIAYSSIAHVGLIVAGTFSLTTQGITGAVIQMVAHGINVVGLFFISDIIDSRTKTRTISDLGGIRNVAPAFAVLYLIVMLGSVALPLTNGFVGEVLLLTGVFQYGLWTAIFAGLTVILGAVYMLRSYQGIMLGETNGITSSFSEIGGNEKWILTILALVIVLFGVFPSPLLDIASPAVEVLLNSTGFAK; from the coding sequence ATGCTATTGCTGGCGCTTCTCATTCTTCCACTGCTTTGCGGACTGCTTCTTTTGGTCTCGCCGCCCGCACAAGCCAAACGGCTCGCCTTTGTTTCTTCTCTGCTTGTGTTCTGCCTGTCGGCTGCCGCCTTTTATGTTTTTCAATCGCAGGATCCCAACGGACTGCTGGGTTGTAATCTTCCCTGGATTCGTTCCATCGGCGCAAACATCGCCCTCAACACAGATGGTATTTCTATACTACTTGTGCTGCTCACAACTTCCCTTGTGCCCTTCATCATCCTTACCTCATTCAGGCACGATTACAAAAACACAAACGTCTTCTACGCCCTTATTCTTTTCATGGAGATGGCCCTGCTGGGAGTATTTACTGCCACGGACGGTTTTCTGTTCTACATCTTCTGGGAACTTGCCCTCATCCCCATCTGGTTCATCTGCCTGCTCTGGGGCGGAAAAGACCGGGCGCGCATCACATTTAAATTTTTCGTGTACACACTCGCCGGATCACTCTTCATGCTGATCGGACTTATTTATCTCTACCGGCATACACAAGGTTCCTTCGCCATCCGGGATCTTTACGCCGCCGGCCATGCCCTCTCTTCCGGAGCACAAACATTTGTCTTCTGGTGTTTCTTCCTCGCCTTCGCCATCAAGATCCCCATTTTCCCCTTTCACACATGGCAGCCCGATACCTACACCTCTGCTCCCACCCCGGGAACCATGCTCCTCTCAGGAATAATGCTTAAAATGGGAACCTATGGTCTTTTACGCTGGCTCTTGCCTGTGGTGCCCGGCGCAGTACAGGAATGGAGCGGGCTGGTGATGACGCTTTCTGTAATCGGTATCGTTTACGCCTCCTGCATTGCCATTGTTCAAACAGATCTTAAACGCCTCATCGCCTATTCTTCCATCGCACACGTTGGACTCATTGTAGCGGGAACTTTCTCCCTGACCACGCAGGGAATCACCGGTGCGGTCATTCAAATGGTAGCACACGGGATCAATGTGGTGGGATTGTTTTTCATTTCCGACATCATTGACTCCCGCACCAAAACCAGAACCATTTCCGACCTCGGCGGCATCCGCAACGTAGCTCCTGCATTCGCTGTGCTTTACCTCATAGTGATGCTGGGAAGCGTAGCCCTCCCGCTCACCAACGGCTTTGTGGGAGAAGTGCTGCTTCTCACCGGCGTTTTCCAGTACGGGTTATGGACGGCAATCTTCGCAGGCCTTACCGTGATACTCGGCGCAGTGTACATGTTGCGCTCTTACCAGGGAATCATGCTGGGTGAAACCAATGGCATTACTTCTTCGTTTTCCGAAATCGGCGGCAACGAAAAATGGATCCTGACCATATTGGCACTGGTAATTGTACTTTTCGGCGTATTCCCCTCCCCCTTGCTGGACATCGCCTCTCCGGCCGTAGAAGTATTGTTGAACAGCACCGGATTCGCTAAATGA
- a CDS encoding cation:dicarboxylase symporter family transporter, with the protein MNKGRLSIIYLLIVSVYGVLMLAEENGWFGLPPALLVPLRLIVLLTFGFFVFKQKSLTAWILYSMFLGVEVGHDIPDIATHLQVCSKIFLKLIKTIIAPLIFSTLVVGIAGHSNLKQVGRMGLKSILYFEIVTTLALFVGLAAINLTQAGVGVTIPEGTEHREELVAVKQTTQEVILHIFPENIAKSIAEGQVLQIVIFSVLFAIGLALVNEVKRKPMLDFSESLAEVMFKFTKVVMYFAPVGVGAAIAYTVSHMGLGILVNLFQLLFTLYGALIFFLAFVLLPVALIIRIPLRRFISAIAEPVSIAFATTSSEAALPKAMENMEKFGVPRKIVAFVLPTGYSFNLDGTTLYLSLASVFVAQVAGIDMSWKEQLIMVLTLMITSKGVAGVPRASLVILLGTAASFGLPVWPIFIILGIDELMDMARTSVNVIGNCLATVVIAKWEGEFKESPEDA; encoded by the coding sequence ATGAATAAAGGACGCCTTTCTATTATTTATCTATTGATCGTTTCGGTCTACGGCGTACTTATGCTTGCAGAAGAAAACGGCTGGTTCGGACTTCCCCCGGCATTGCTGGTCCCTCTCCGGCTAATTGTTCTGCTTACGTTCGGTTTTTTTGTATTTAAACAAAAATCCCTGACCGCCTGGATCCTCTACAGCATGTTTCTGGGCGTTGAAGTGGGGCACGATATTCCTGACATTGCCACCCATCTGCAGGTGTGCAGTAAAATATTTTTGAAGCTAATCAAAACCATTATTGCCCCGCTTATCTTTTCCACGCTGGTAGTGGGTATTGCGGGACATTCCAACCTGAAGCAGGTCGGACGAATGGGGCTCAAGTCTATTCTCTATTTCGAAATTGTTACAACGCTCGCTCTTTTTGTCGGACTTGCCGCCATCAATCTTACGCAGGCCGGCGTTGGCGTAACCATTCCTGAAGGAACAGAGCACCGGGAAGAACTCGTGGCGGTGAAACAAACCACCCAGGAGGTGATCCTGCACATTTTTCCAGAAAACATTGCCAAGTCGATAGCAGAAGGACAAGTGCTGCAGATTGTCATTTTCAGTGTTCTGTTTGCCATCGGACTGGCGCTCGTGAATGAAGTAAAGCGAAAACCCATGCTGGATTTCTCGGAGAGTCTGGCAGAGGTGATGTTTAAGTTTACCAAAGTAGTGATGTATTTCGCGCCCGTGGGCGTAGGCGCTGCCATTGCATACACGGTAAGTCATATGGGACTGGGAATACTTGTCAACTTGTTTCAGCTCTTGTTCACGCTTTACGGAGCGCTCATCTTCTTTCTGGCATTTGTATTACTGCCGGTAGCCCTTATCATTCGCATACCGCTCCGGCGGTTCATTTCCGCCATTGCCGAACCTGTTTCCATTGCATTTGCAACCACCAGCTCAGAAGCCGCCCTTCCTAAAGCCATGGAAAACATGGAAAAATTTGGTGTTCCAAGAAAAATCGTTGCTTTTGTTTTGCCTACAGGATACAGTTTTAACCTCGACGGTACCACGCTTTATCTTTCTCTTGCCTCCGTATTTGTGGCACAGGTAGCCGGAATTGATATGTCGTGGAAAGAACAACTCATTATGGTGCTGACCCTGATGATCACCAGTAAAGGAGTGGCGGGTGTTCCGCGCGCTTCGCTGGTGATTCTGCTGGGAACCGCTGCTTCCTTCGGACTTCCTGTTTGGCCGATCTTCATTATACTCGGCATTGACGAATTGATGGATATGGCACGAACGTCCGTAAACGTGATTGGCAACTGCCTGGCCACTGTAGTAATTGCAAAATGGGAAGGAGAATTTAAAGAGTCGCCTGAAGATGCTTGA
- a CDS encoding biopolymer transporter ExbD, with protein MPKIKMPKNSPELDMTPMVDLAFLLVTFFMLTAQFRAEEPVIVTIPSSQKNIPVPDKDVLTVTVDSVGRVFFNIDNKAIRSELLQMMGSKYQITFTEEEIKRFSLMQSFGGPMTQMKDIINASETERSNIYASNKGIPVDSAKASTNQLKDWINFSRLASAQFYQKQGFSAPKEYNRLRCAIKGDGRSDYIAVKEVIGTFQLEEIGIHKFNLLTSLEGPATN; from the coding sequence ATGCCAAAGATCAAAATGCCAAAGAACAGTCCCGAGTTGGATATGACGCCAATGGTGGATCTTGCGTTTCTGCTGGTGACCTTCTTCATGCTCACCGCCCAGTTCCGTGCGGAAGAGCCCGTGATCGTAACTATACCTTCTTCCCAGAAAAACATTCCTGTTCCGGATAAAGATGTTCTGACCGTGACCGTTGACAGTGTCGGCCGCGTGTTCTTCAACATTGATAATAAAGCAATCCGTTCTGAGTTGCTCCAGATGATGGGAAGTAAATACCAGATCACATTTACTGAAGAAGAGATCAAGCGCTTTTCACTTATGCAGTCCTTCGGTGGACCCATGACGCAGATGAAAGATATTATCAATGCTTCTGAAACGGAGCGCAGCAATATCTATGCATCCAACAAGGGCATCCCCGTTGACTCTGCCAAAGCCAGTACTAATCAGCTTAAAGACTGGATCAATTTCTCCCGCCTGGCTTCTGCCCAGTTCTATCAGAAGCAGGGATTCAGTGCACCGAAAGAATACAACCGTCTGCGCTGCGCCATCAAGGGCGACGGAAGATCAGACTACATCGCGGTGAAAGAGGTGATCGGAACATTCCAGCTGGAGGAGATCGGAATTCATAAGTTTAACCTGCTGACCAGCCTGGAAGGGCCGGCCACTAATTAA
- a CDS encoding MotA/TolQ/ExbB proton channel family protein, protein MSNEKSSGSLSSILPFIVIPVLFGLSVWFYMFVLGSPDNFEGGDPDKGHPIKEGIGSWYGLVYKGGPIVPLLITIVLTIIAFSVERFLTIFKAKGRGNVERFIRNVRNLISNGQFDAAIEECDRQRGSVANVLRSGLEKYKAVDKDSSMDKEAKLAAIQKELEEATALELPMLSKNMIILSTCATISTLVALLGTVLGMIKAFKALAQAGAPDTVALSTGISEALINTALGIGGSAIAIVMYNYFTNRIDSLTYGIDEAGFSVSQTFAAKN, encoded by the coding sequence ATGAGCAACGAAAAATCATCAGGATCACTGTCGTCCATCCTGCCATTCATCGTTATTCCGGTCCTGTTCGGATTATCGGTATGGTTTTACATGTTTGTACTGGGTAGCCCGGACAATTTTGAGGGAGGAGATCCCGACAAAGGCCATCCCATCAAAGAAGGTATCGGAAGCTGGTACGGACTCGTTTACAAGGGAGGTCCTATTGTTCCCCTTCTCATAACCATTGTGCTCACCATCATTGCTTTCTCCGTTGAGCGCTTTCTCACCATTTTTAAAGCCAAAGGGCGCGGCAACGTTGAGCGCTTCATCCGCAACGTACGCAATCTCATTTCCAACGGACAGTTTGACGCCGCCATTGAAGAATGCGACCGCCAGCGCGGTTCTGTGGCCAATGTGCTCCGTTCCGGACTTGAGAAGTACAAGGCCGTAGACAAAGATTCCTCCATGGATAAAGAAGCAAAGCTGGCTGCCATTCAGAAGGAGCTGGAAGAGGCCACTGCGCTGGAGCTTCCCATGCTCTCCAAGAATATGATTATTCTTTCCACCTGTGCCACCATTTCCACGCTGGTGGCCCTGCTGGGAACCGTACTCGGTATGATCAAGGCCTTTAAGGCTCTTGCACAAGCCGGTGCTCCTGACACAGTAGCTCTTTCTACCGGTATCTCTGAGGCGCTTATTAATACGGCGCTGGGTATCGGCGGGTCGGCGATCGCCATTGTGATGTACAACTATTTCACCAACCGTATTGACTCGCTCACCTATGGTATTGATGAAGCCGGATTCTCTGTGTCTCAAACCTTTGCCGCAAAAAATTAA
- a CDS encoding substrate-binding domain-containing protein, translated as MNRGSVTFWCLTVVLAVLLIHSCSSGTTKRNNSDTPTSGSVRVGADDSYRLIMDAEEMTFEQLYVDADVHFTYTHEDSLVGLLLKDSIRFAILSRKLTAQEEQVVKQRKVDPTYIKIAYDGVALIVHPDNKLRGLSVPQIRQILSGELQTFAQLDSMGNRDSLRMVFDHALSCNARYMKDSLMKAGAEFPGNCFAVKSNEEVINYVAAHPNTIGVIGVNWLSDRDDSLSNSFLKKVRVLPISAGPFKEYFEPYQAYLAQGQYPLIRDVYIVKVEVGAGLGTGFAAFIAGEKGQRIILKSGLVPATMPLRIVEVKQ; from the coding sequence ATGAATCGCGGATCTGTTACCTTCTGGTGCCTTACCGTTGTGCTGGCTGTATTGCTCATCCACAGCTGCAGTTCCGGCACTACAAAAAGGAATAATTCTGATACGCCCACCTCGGGCAGCGTTCGCGTGGGCGCCGATGATTCCTACCGGCTTATCATGGATGCGGAAGAAATGACTTTTGAGCAGTTGTATGTGGATGCAGATGTACATTTTACCTATACCCACGAAGATTCGCTAGTGGGCTTATTACTGAAAGACTCAATACGGTTCGCCATTCTTTCGCGTAAACTAACCGCACAGGAAGAGCAGGTGGTGAAACAGCGCAAGGTGGATCCCACCTATATCAAAATTGCATATGACGGCGTAGCCCTTATCGTTCATCCCGACAATAAACTCCGCGGTTTAAGCGTGCCACAGATCCGGCAGATACTCAGCGGGGAGTTGCAAACCTTTGCCCAGCTGGATTCCATGGGGAACAGAGATTCGTTGCGTATGGTTTTTGATCACGCACTTTCCTGCAATGCCAGGTACATGAAAGATTCCCTGATGAAAGCGGGGGCCGAGTTTCCCGGCAACTGCTTTGCCGTTAAATCCAATGAAGAGGTCATCAATTATGTAGCGGCACATCCCAACACTATCGGGGTTATAGGGGTAAACTGGCTCAGTGACCGCGACGACTCTCTTTCCAATTCCTTTCTGAAAAAGGTGCGGGTGCTGCCTATTTCCGCGGGTCCGTTTAAAGAGTATTTTGAACCGTATCAGGCCTATCTGGCTCAGGGACAATATCCCCTGATTCGAGACGTGTATATTGTTAAGGTTGAGGTAGGTGCAGGCCTTGGCACAGGGTTTGCTGCCTTTATTGCAGGTGAAAAAGGGCAGCGAATTATACTGAAATCGGGTCTAGTACCGGCCACCATGCCGCTACGGATTGTGGAAGTTAAACAGTAA
- a CDS encoding biopolymer transporter ExbD, translating into MSDVQTGDDGGGGGGKHQKRRAKKSSTRIDMTPMVDLGFLLLTFFVLTATFSKPTTMEITMPIKDKDDTAHIKVKNVITIMLADNDRMFYYEGVLNPDGSTPVVETSFDQTKGIRKVLFEKQKGIIDLFREIEKEVKAMKGKISDDSIQKLYDFRKNEIHKAKSGDEKLKGNQATLTVIIKPDPKASYKNVIDMVDEMSIAQIGKYAIVDISDSEKDVLTKLGVK; encoded by the coding sequence ATGTCAGATGTTCAAACAGGTGATGACGGAGGCGGAGGCGGAGGTAAACACCAGAAGCGGCGGGCAAAAAAATCCTCTACGAGGATAGACATGACCCCCATGGTGGACCTGGGTTTTCTGCTGCTGACCTTCTTCGTTCTGACCGCTACCTTCTCCAAGCCTACTACCATGGAGATAACCATGCCCATCAAGGACAAGGACGACACGGCGCACATAAAGGTGAAGAATGTGATCACCATTATGCTCGCAGACAACGACCGCATGTTCTACTACGAAGGTGTTCTTAACCCCGACGGCAGTACGCCCGTTGTAGAGACTTCCTTTGACCAGACCAAAGGCATCCGGAAGGTATTATTCGAAAAACAGAAAGGGATCATTGATCTTTTCAGGGAAATTGAAAAAGAAGTAAAGGCCATGAAAGGAAAGATCAGCGACGATTCCATTCAGAAGCTGTATGATTTCCGGAAAAATGAAATACATAAAGCCAAGTCCGGTGATGAGAAACTCAAAGGAAATCAGGCTACACTAACCGTGATCATCAAGCCCGACCCCAAAGCGAGTTATAAAAATGTGATTGATATGGTGGACGAGATGAGTATTGCGCAGATCGGCAAGTATGCGATCGTTGACATTTCCGACTCTGAAAAGGACGTATTAACTAAACTGGGAGTTAAATAA
- a CDS encoding TonB family protein, whose amino-acid sequence MIITLIIGMLIIVGLSYDKGWTNVLQAARNNLVFEQRHTDYGAFQIRRGYGRVMGLALLSTVLGITLILSIPTIITLLTPEEVVEVPLTDKMVELTEPPSMEEKETPPPPPPPPPPPPVSSVRFVPPEPSEQEDEEPPPTQEEVKTENVGTITQEGDDGPPPIVETPTETEDNTVYETAAIQEQPEFPGGVAEMYKFLQKNINYPQMCKENQISGKVYVEFVVGKDGSISEVAVKKGVNACPAMSAESQRVISQMPKWNAGKQNGKPVKVRYLIPVTFNLK is encoded by the coding sequence ATGATTATCACTCTTATCATTGGCATGCTGATTATCGTAGGTTTGTCTTACGATAAAGGATGGACCAACGTCCTCCAGGCGGCCCGCAACAACCTTGTTTTTGAACAGCGCCACACCGATTACGGGGCGTTTCAGATCCGAAGAGGGTATGGTCGTGTGATGGGGCTGGCTTTGCTCTCCACTGTGCTGGGGATCACCCTCATTCTTTCCATTCCCACTATCATTACCTTGCTCACGCCGGAAGAAGTAGTGGAAGTGCCACTGACCGATAAAATGGTAGAGCTCACCGAGCCGCCCAGTATGGAAGAGAAGGAAACCCCTCCTCCTCCCCCCCCTCCTCCTCCTCCTCCTCCTGTGAGTTCGGTTCGTTTTGTTCCTCCGGAACCCTCTGAGCAGGAAGACGAAGAACCGCCTCCCACACAGGAAGAAGTAAAAACAGAGAACGTGGGAACGATCACCCAGGAAGGTGATGACGGACCTCCGCCGATTGTGGAAACGCCAACCGAAACAGAAGACAATACGGTATACGAAACGGCCGCCATTCAGGAGCAACCGGAATTTCCGGGAGGCGTAGCTGAAATGTATAAGTTCCTCCAGAAGAACATAAACTACCCGCAGATGTGTAAAGAGAACCAGATCTCCGGAAAAGTATATGTTGAGTTTGTGGTAGGTAAAGATGGTTCCATTTCTGAAGTGGCGGTAAAAAAAGGCGTGAATGCCTGTCCGGCCATGAGTGCCGAGTCGCAGCGTGTGATCTCGCAGATGCCCAAGTGGAATGCCGGAAAACAAAACGGTAAACCGGTTAAGGTGCGTTACCTCATTCCGGTTACCTTTAACCTGAAATAA
- a CDS encoding NADH-quinone oxidoreductase subunit N, with protein sequence MNALIILSSVGLLALLAELGKLRSLIFPLVVLGMLATIVASVIGWGNASLPAIFNNMIRFDNYAAAFTILICFMAIIWYVMSNQYIQTATSVSDHFVLTLFAITGAVVLVSFNNLTMFFLGVEILSIPVYVLAGSKKDSLESNESAFKYFLMGAFASAFLLFGLAFLYGATGSLDLQTISNALHTTSVPHPGFLYAGVLLIVAGLSFKVSLAPFHTWAPDVYTGAPTPVTAFMATIVKTAAFAAFFRLMAYSMTGVNDTWMNVLMVLSALSLIIGNVTAVYQQSVKRMLAWSGVSHAGFMVMAIIAMNIDAVGALFYYAAAYALASFIAFTALIATGFNTFDQFNGLAKKSPLLAFSLTVGMLSLAGIPPVAGFFAKYSILSSLLQLSMPWHVLLAVVGILGSLVGVYYYFRLIICMYYREPDSQDVQLSVPHRMILLVCVVFLIALGIYPDLLLGIEIVK encoded by the coding sequence ATGAACGCTCTCATCATTCTTTCTTCCGTGGGTTTGCTGGCCCTGCTTGCAGAACTGGGAAAACTGCGTTCACTTATTTTTCCCCTGGTGGTACTGGGGATGCTTGCCACTATCGTGGCCTCCGTGATCGGATGGGGCAATGCTTCGCTGCCTGCCATATTCAATAATATGATCCGCTTCGACAATTACGCAGCGGCATTTACCATTCTTATCTGTTTCATGGCCATCATATGGTACGTGATGTCTAACCAATATATCCAGACCGCAACTTCCGTTTCCGATCATTTCGTACTTACCCTGTTTGCAATCACCGGCGCAGTTGTTCTGGTTTCCTTTAACAACCTCACCATGTTCTTCCTTGGTGTGGAAATTCTCTCCATTCCCGTATACGTGCTGGCGGGCAGTAAAAAAGATTCCCTGGAATCCAACGAAAGTGCCTTCAAGTATTTTCTCATGGGAGCCTTCGCCTCCGCTTTCCTTCTTTTTGGATTGGCTTTTTTGTACGGCGCCACCGGCAGTCTCGATCTCCAGACAATCAGCAATGCACTGCACACTACCTCTGTTCCACATCCCGGTTTCCTTTATGCCGGTGTACTCCTGATTGTAGCCGGACTTTCCTTTAAGGTCTCACTCGCTCCTTTCCATACCTGGGCTCCCGATGTATATACCGGAGCACCCACACCGGTTACCGCTTTTATGGCCACCATTGTGAAAACCGCTGCCTTTGCGGCTTTTTTCCGGCTGATGGCTTATTCCATGACCGGGGTGAACGACACCTGGATGAATGTGTTAATGGTGCTCTCCGCCCTCTCCCTGATCATCGGAAATGTAACCGCTGTTTACCAGCAAAGTGTGAAAAGGATGCTCGCATGGTCCGGTGTGTCACATGCCGGATTCATGGTTATGGCCATCATCGCAATGAATATAGATGCGGTTGGCGCTCTTTTCTATTACGCCGCAGCTTACGCCCTTGCTTCTTTCATTGCGTTCACGGCGCTCATCGCCACCGGATTCAACACCTTTGATCAGTTCAACGGTCTTGCGAAGAAAAGTCCGCTGCTGGCATTCTCCCTCACGGTGGGAATGCTCTCGCTTGCAGGAATTCCTCCGGTAGCCGGCTTTTTTGCCAAGTACAGCATCCTCTCCTCCCTCCTTCAGCTCAGCATGCCCTGGCATGTGCTGCTGGCAGTGGTGGGAATCCTCGGGTCGCTGGTGGGAGTGTATTACTATTTCCGCCTGATCATCTGCATGTATTACAGAGAGCCGGATTCGCAGGATGTTCAGCTTTCCGTACCACACCGGATGATCCTGCTGGTGTGTGTGGTCTTCCTTATTGCACTGGGTATATATCCTGACCTGTTGCTGGGGATAGAAATAGTAAAATAG